The Panthera tigris isolate Pti1 chromosome F3, P.tigris_Pti1_mat1.1, whole genome shotgun sequence genome includes a window with the following:
- the MSTO1 gene encoding protein misato homolog 1 isoform X2 has protein sequence MAGGAREVLTLQLGHFAGFVGAHWWNQQDAALCAPTGAEEPPGELCPDVLYRTGRTPHGQETYTPRLILMDLKGSLSSLKQEGGLYRDRQLDAAIAWQGKLTTHREELYPQIPGLQDLLSAEGVLSSDGIWRVKSIPNGKGPPPLTTAAAPKPFTPTEDSIRVWSDFLRVHLHPRSICMIQKYNHDGEAGRLEAFGQGESILKEPRCLEDVEDRLHFYVEECDHLQGFQILCDLHNGFSGLGAKAAELLRDEYSGRGIITWGLLPGPYSRGPALPFHCGAILATALDTVTAPYRLRSSPVFMAHLADMLNFSGKKVATAAATIPFPLAPGQSLPDALVQLGGAAAWTPLSACGSPSGTCCFAQSVVLRGLDRACHTSQLAPGTPLPSPLHACATGEDVLAQYLQQQQPTVRSSAHLLLAPCMVAPPYPQLFSPGLSQHGLIVDGPPSGAAVESIPVLGALCSSSSLNRTLGDLARELTKLDVRRWASFLAAGVEQGDLDEALQELRSLAQCYRSGGGLVD, from the exons ATGGCGGGCGGGGCCCGGGAGGTGCTCACGCTGCAGTTGGGCCACTTTGCGGGCTTCGTGGGAGCGCACTGGTGGAACCAGCAG GATGCTGCGCTGTGCGCCCCGACCGGTGCCGAGGAACCGCCGGGAGAGCTGTGTCCCGACGTCCTATACCGGACCGGCCGGACGCCCCACGGCCAGGAGACGTACACGCCGAGACTCATCCTCATGGATCTCAAGG GTAGCCTGAGCTCCCTAAAACAAGAAGGTGGACTCTACAGGGACAGACAGCTGGATGCGGCAATAGCATG gcaggGAAAGCTTACCACACACAGGGAGGAACTCTATCCCCAAATCCCTGGCCTCCAGGACCTTCTGAGTGCAGAG ggagTGTTGAGTAGTGATGGGATCTGGAGGGTCAAGTCCATTCCCAATGGCAAAG GTCCCCCACCGCTGACCACTGCTGCAGCCCCCAAACCATTCACCCCCACAGAGGACAGCATCAGAGTCTGGTCGGATTTCCTCCGGGTCCATCTACACCCCCGGAGCATCTGTATGATTCAGAAGTACAACCACGATGG GGAAGCGGGTCGCCTAGAGGCTTTCGGCCAAGGCGAGAGCATCCTGAAGGAGCCCCGGTGCCTGGAAGACGTGGAGGACAGGCTGCACTTCTACGTGGAGGAGTGTGACCACCTGCAG GGCTTCCAGATCCTGTGCGACCTGCACAACGGCTTCTCTGGGCTGGGTGCCAAGGCCGCCGAGTTGCTACGAGACGAGTACTCAGGGCGGGGAATAATAACCTGGGGCCTGCTCCCTGGGCCCTACAGTCGTGGG CCCGCCCTGCCTTTCCACTGTGGTGCCATCCTGGCCACAGCCCTGGACACCGTCACTGCTCCGTACCGCCTCCGTTCCTCGCCAGTCTTCATGGCTCACCTGGCAGACATGCTGAACTTCTCTGGGAAGAAG GTGGCGACCGCAGCGGCCACCATCCCCTTCCCCTTGGCCCCAGGCCAGTCCCTTCCCGACGCTCTGGTGCAGCTGGGAGGGGCTGCCGCGTGGACCCCCCTGTCTGCATGTGGGAGCCCTTCTGGAACGTGCTGCTTCGCCCAGTCCGTGGTGCTGAGGGGTCTGGACAGAGCGTGCCACACCAG CCAGCTGGCCCCGGGGACCCCTCTGCCCTCGCCGCTGCACGCATGCGCCACTGGGGAAGACGTCCTGGCCCAGTATTTACAACAGCAGCAGCCCACAGTCAGGAG CTCTGCCCACTTGCTGCTGGCTCCCTGCATGGTGGCTCCCCCGTACCCCCAGCTCTTCTCCCCAGGCCTCAGCCAGCACGGTTTGATTGTGGATGGTCCCCCATCTGGGGCAG CCGTGGAGAGCATCCCAGTGCTTGgggccctctgctcctcctcgTCCTTGAACCGGACCCTGGGAGACCTGGCTAGAGAGCTCACCAAGCTCGATGTGCGGCGCTGGGCCAGCTTCCTGGCCGCCGGCGTGGAGCAGGGGGACCTGGACGAGGCCCTGCAGGAGCTGCGCAGCCTGGCCCAGTGCTACCGGAGTGGGGGTGGCCTCGTGGACTAA
- the MSTO1 gene encoding protein misato homolog 1 isoform X3 produces MAGGAREVLTLQLGHFAGFVGAHWWNQQDAALCAPTGAEEPPGELCPDVLYRTGRTPHGQETYTPRLILMDLKGSLSSLKQEGGLYRDRQLDAAIAWQGKLTTHREELYPQIPGLQDLLSAEGVLSSDGIWRVKSIPNGKGPPPLTTAAAPKPFTPTEDSIRVWSDFLRVHLHPRSICMIQKYNHDGEAGRLEAFGQGESILKEPRCLEDVEDRLHFYVEECDHLQPALPFHCGAILATALDTVTAPYRLRSSPVFMAHLADMLNFSGKKVATAAATIPFPLAPGQSLPDALVQLGGAAAWTPLSACGSPSGTCCFAQSVVLRGLDRACHTSQLAPGTPLPSPLHACATGEDVLAQYLQQQQPTVRSSAHLLLAPCMVAPPYPQLFSPGLSQHGLIVDGPPSGAAVESIPVLGALCSSSSLNRTLGDLARELTKLDVRRWASFLAAGVEQGDLDEALQELRSLAQCYRSGGGLVD; encoded by the exons ATGGCGGGCGGGGCCCGGGAGGTGCTCACGCTGCAGTTGGGCCACTTTGCGGGCTTCGTGGGAGCGCACTGGTGGAACCAGCAG GATGCTGCGCTGTGCGCCCCGACCGGTGCCGAGGAACCGCCGGGAGAGCTGTGTCCCGACGTCCTATACCGGACCGGCCGGACGCCCCACGGCCAGGAGACGTACACGCCGAGACTCATCCTCATGGATCTCAAGG GTAGCCTGAGCTCCCTAAAACAAGAAGGTGGACTCTACAGGGACAGACAGCTGGATGCGGCAATAGCATG gcaggGAAAGCTTACCACACACAGGGAGGAACTCTATCCCCAAATCCCTGGCCTCCAGGACCTTCTGAGTGCAGAG ggagTGTTGAGTAGTGATGGGATCTGGAGGGTCAAGTCCATTCCCAATGGCAAAG GTCCCCCACCGCTGACCACTGCTGCAGCCCCCAAACCATTCACCCCCACAGAGGACAGCATCAGAGTCTGGTCGGATTTCCTCCGGGTCCATCTACACCCCCGGAGCATCTGTATGATTCAGAAGTACAACCACGATGG GGAAGCGGGTCGCCTAGAGGCTTTCGGCCAAGGCGAGAGCATCCTGAAGGAGCCCCGGTGCCTGGAAGACGTGGAGGACAGGCTGCACTTCTACGTGGAGGAGTGTGACCACCTGCAG CCCGCCCTGCCTTTCCACTGTGGTGCCATCCTGGCCACAGCCCTGGACACCGTCACTGCTCCGTACCGCCTCCGTTCCTCGCCAGTCTTCATGGCTCACCTGGCAGACATGCTGAACTTCTCTGGGAAGAAG GTGGCGACCGCAGCGGCCACCATCCCCTTCCCCTTGGCCCCAGGCCAGTCCCTTCCCGACGCTCTGGTGCAGCTGGGAGGGGCTGCCGCGTGGACCCCCCTGTCTGCATGTGGGAGCCCTTCTGGAACGTGCTGCTTCGCCCAGTCCGTGGTGCTGAGGGGTCTGGACAGAGCGTGCCACACCAG CCAGCTGGCCCCGGGGACCCCTCTGCCCTCGCCGCTGCACGCATGCGCCACTGGGGAAGACGTCCTGGCCCAGTATTTACAACAGCAGCAGCCCACAGTCAGGAG CTCTGCCCACTTGCTGCTGGCTCCCTGCATGGTGGCTCCCCCGTACCCCCAGCTCTTCTCCCCAGGCCTCAGCCAGCACGGTTTGATTGTGGATGGTCCCCCATCTGGGGCAG CCGTGGAGAGCATCCCAGTGCTTGgggccctctgctcctcctcgTCCTTGAACCGGACCCTGGGAGACCTGGCTAGAGAGCTCACCAAGCTCGATGTGCGGCGCTGGGCCAGCTTCCTGGCCGCCGGCGTGGAGCAGGGGGACCTGGACGAGGCCCTGCAGGAGCTGCGCAGCCTGGCCCAGTGCTACCGGAGTGGGGGTGGCCTCGTGGACTAA
- the DAP3 gene encoding 28S ribosomal protein S29, mitochondrial isoform X1 has protein sequence MLTEWQLSVLVLLYISPICNEDENLSVAAAMLTRTSRLVPGARRLDPGRLLHTGSQAPQSLAAHLDNPAPDDSPRAVSRTSEKDPARHGEQHEGLHYNIPLQDMRTLFPHSLPPRFSMQVKTFSEACLMVRKPALELLHYLKNTNFAHPAVRYVLYGEKGTGKTLSLCHVIHFCAKQDWLILHVPDAHLWVKSCRGLLPSTYNKQRLDQPAEASIWLKNFKTTNERFLSQIKVQEKYVWNKRESTEKGSPLGEVVEQGITRVKNATDAVGVVLRELKGQSSLGGFRLLVAVDGVNALWGKTTLKREDKSLVAPEELALVHNLRKMVKNDWHGGTIVLTLSQTGSLFKPRKAYLPQELLGKEGFDALDPFIPILVSNYSPKEFESCIQYYLENSWLQHEKAHTEEGKKELLFLSNANPGQLERLCAHL, from the exons ATGCTGACTGAATGGCAGCTCTCTGTGCTGGTTTTACTTTACATTTCCCCGATTTGTAATGAGGATGAAAATCTTTCC GTCGCAGCGGCGATGCTGACCAGGACGTCGAGGCTCGTCCCTGGGGCCCGGCGG TTGGACCCTGGACGCCTTTTGCACACGGGGTCCCAGGCCCCCCAAAGCCTTGCCGCTCACCTGGACAACCCGGCCCCAGATGATAGTCCCAGAGCAGTTTCCCGCACCAGTGAGAAGGACCCG GCCAGGCATGGGGAGCAGCATGAAGGTCTCCACTACAACATCCCCCTCCAGGACATGAGGACCCTGTTCCCCCACAGCCTGCCTCCTCGCTTTTCCATGCAG GTGAAAACATTCAGTGAAGCTTGTCTGATGGTAAGGAAGCCAGCCCTGGAGCTTCTGCATTACCTGAAAAACACCAATTTTGCCCACCCTGCTGTGCGGTATGTTCTCT ACGGGGAGAAAGGGACAGGAAAAACCCTCAGTCTTTGCCATGTTATTCATTTCTGTGCAAAGCAGGACTGGCTGATCCTGCACGTTCCGGATG CTCATCTCTGGGTGAAGAGCTGCCGGGGTCTTCTGCCCTCCACCTACAACAAGCAGCGTTTGGACCAACCTGCAGAAGCTTCCATCTGGCTGAAGAATTTCAAAACTACAAATGAGCGTTTCTTGAGTCAG atAAAAGTTCAAGAGAAGTATGTCTGGAATAAGCGAGAGAGCACGGAGAAAGGCAGCCCTCTGGGAGAGGTGGTGGAGCAG GGCATCACGCGGGTGAAGAACGCCACGGATGCAGTCGGGGTGGTTCTCAGAGAGCTCAAGGGTCAGAGTTCTTTGGGCGGGTTTCGCCTCCTGGTGGCGGTGGATGGAGTCAACGCTCTCTGGGGAAAGACCACGctgaaaagagaagataaaagccTG GTGGCCCCCGAGGAGCTTGCGCTCGTGCACAACCTGAGGAAAATGGTGAAAAACGACTGG CATGGAGGCACCATTGTGTTGACTTTGAGCCAGACTGGATCCCTCTTCAAGCCGCGGAAGGCCTATCTGCCTCAGGAGCTGCTGGGAAAG gaGGGATTTGATGCCTTGGATCCCTTTATTCCCATCCTGGTTTCCAACTACAGCCCGAAGGAGTTTGAAAGTTGTATTCAGTATTATCTGGAGAACAGTTGGCTTCAACATGAGAAAG CTCacacagaagaagggaaaaaggagcTTCTGTTCCTGAGTAACGCAAACCCTGGACAGCTGGAGCGGCTGTGCGCCCACCTTTGA
- the DAP3 gene encoding 28S ribosomal protein S29, mitochondrial isoform X2, whose amino-acid sequence MLTRTSRLVPGARRLDPGRLLHTGSQAPQSLAAHLDNPAPDDSPRAVSRTSEKDPARHGEQHEGLHYNIPLQDMRTLFPHSLPPRFSMQVKTFSEACLMVRKPALELLHYLKNTNFAHPAVRYVLYGEKGTGKTLSLCHVIHFCAKQDWLILHVPDAHLWVKSCRGLLPSTYNKQRLDQPAEASIWLKNFKTTNERFLSQIKVQEKYVWNKRESTEKGSPLGEVVEQGITRVKNATDAVGVVLRELKGQSSLGGFRLLVAVDGVNALWGKTTLKREDKSLVAPEELALVHNLRKMVKNDWHGGTIVLTLSQTGSLFKPRKAYLPQELLGKEGFDALDPFIPILVSNYSPKEFESCIQYYLENSWLQHEKAHTEEGKKELLFLSNANPGQLERLCAHL is encoded by the exons ATGCTGACCAGGACGTCGAGGCTCGTCCCTGGGGCCCGGCGG TTGGACCCTGGACGCCTTTTGCACACGGGGTCCCAGGCCCCCCAAAGCCTTGCCGCTCACCTGGACAACCCGGCCCCAGATGATAGTCCCAGAGCAGTTTCCCGCACCAGTGAGAAGGACCCG GCCAGGCATGGGGAGCAGCATGAAGGTCTCCACTACAACATCCCCCTCCAGGACATGAGGACCCTGTTCCCCCACAGCCTGCCTCCTCGCTTTTCCATGCAG GTGAAAACATTCAGTGAAGCTTGTCTGATGGTAAGGAAGCCAGCCCTGGAGCTTCTGCATTACCTGAAAAACACCAATTTTGCCCACCCTGCTGTGCGGTATGTTCTCT ACGGGGAGAAAGGGACAGGAAAAACCCTCAGTCTTTGCCATGTTATTCATTTCTGTGCAAAGCAGGACTGGCTGATCCTGCACGTTCCGGATG CTCATCTCTGGGTGAAGAGCTGCCGGGGTCTTCTGCCCTCCACCTACAACAAGCAGCGTTTGGACCAACCTGCAGAAGCTTCCATCTGGCTGAAGAATTTCAAAACTACAAATGAGCGTTTCTTGAGTCAG atAAAAGTTCAAGAGAAGTATGTCTGGAATAAGCGAGAGAGCACGGAGAAAGGCAGCCCTCTGGGAGAGGTGGTGGAGCAG GGCATCACGCGGGTGAAGAACGCCACGGATGCAGTCGGGGTGGTTCTCAGAGAGCTCAAGGGTCAGAGTTCTTTGGGCGGGTTTCGCCTCCTGGTGGCGGTGGATGGAGTCAACGCTCTCTGGGGAAAGACCACGctgaaaagagaagataaaagccTG GTGGCCCCCGAGGAGCTTGCGCTCGTGCACAACCTGAGGAAAATGGTGAAAAACGACTGG CATGGAGGCACCATTGTGTTGACTTTGAGCCAGACTGGATCCCTCTTCAAGCCGCGGAAGGCCTATCTGCCTCAGGAGCTGCTGGGAAAG gaGGGATTTGATGCCTTGGATCCCTTTATTCCCATCCTGGTTTCCAACTACAGCCCGAAGGAGTTTGAAAGTTGTATTCAGTATTATCTGGAGAACAGTTGGCTTCAACATGAGAAAG CTCacacagaagaagggaaaaaggagcTTCTGTTCCTGAGTAACGCAAACCCTGGACAGCTGGAGCGGCTGTGCGCCCACCTTTGA
- the MSTO1 gene encoding protein misato homolog 1 isoform X1 — protein MAGGAREVLTLQLGHFAGFVGAHWWNQQDAALCAPTGAEEPPGELCPDVLYRTGRTPHGQETYTPRLILMDLKGSLSSLKQEGGLYRDRQLDAAIAWQGKLTTHREELYPQIPGLQDLLSAEGVLSSDGIWRVKSIPNGKGPPPLTTAAAPKPFTPTEDSIRVWSDFLRVHLHPRSICMIQKYNHDGEAGRLEAFGQGESILKEPRCLEDVEDRLHFYVEECDHLQGFQILCDLHNGFSGLGAKAAELLRDEYSGRGIITWGLLPGPYSRGDPLKNIYRLLNTALGLVHMSAHSSLVCPLSLGGGLGLRPEPPVTFPHLHYDPALPFHCGAILATALDTVTAPYRLRSSPVFMAHLADMLNFSGKKVATAAATIPFPLAPGQSLPDALVQLGGAAAWTPLSACGSPSGTCCFAQSVVLRGLDRACHTSQLAPGTPLPSPLHACATGEDVLAQYLQQQQPTVRSSAHLLLAPCMVAPPYPQLFSPGLSQHGLIVDGPPSGAAVESIPVLGALCSSSSLNRTLGDLARELTKLDVRRWASFLAAGVEQGDLDEALQELRSLAQCYRSGGGLVD, from the exons ATGGCGGGCGGGGCCCGGGAGGTGCTCACGCTGCAGTTGGGCCACTTTGCGGGCTTCGTGGGAGCGCACTGGTGGAACCAGCAG GATGCTGCGCTGTGCGCCCCGACCGGTGCCGAGGAACCGCCGGGAGAGCTGTGTCCCGACGTCCTATACCGGACCGGCCGGACGCCCCACGGCCAGGAGACGTACACGCCGAGACTCATCCTCATGGATCTCAAGG GTAGCCTGAGCTCCCTAAAACAAGAAGGTGGACTCTACAGGGACAGACAGCTGGATGCGGCAATAGCATG gcaggGAAAGCTTACCACACACAGGGAGGAACTCTATCCCCAAATCCCTGGCCTCCAGGACCTTCTGAGTGCAGAG ggagTGTTGAGTAGTGATGGGATCTGGAGGGTCAAGTCCATTCCCAATGGCAAAG GTCCCCCACCGCTGACCACTGCTGCAGCCCCCAAACCATTCACCCCCACAGAGGACAGCATCAGAGTCTGGTCGGATTTCCTCCGGGTCCATCTACACCCCCGGAGCATCTGTATGATTCAGAAGTACAACCACGATGG GGAAGCGGGTCGCCTAGAGGCTTTCGGCCAAGGCGAGAGCATCCTGAAGGAGCCCCGGTGCCTGGAAGACGTGGAGGACAGGCTGCACTTCTACGTGGAGGAGTGTGACCACCTGCAG GGCTTCCAGATCCTGTGCGACCTGCACAACGGCTTCTCTGGGCTGGGTGCCAAGGCCGCCGAGTTGCTACGAGACGAGTACTCAGGGCGGGGAATAATAACCTGGGGCCTGCTCCCTGGGCCCTACAGTCGTGGG gacCCCCTGAAAAACATCTATCGTCTGCTGAACACAGCGTTGGGCCTGGTGCACATGTCCGCCCACAGCTCTCTGGTCTGCCCCTTATCCTTGGGCGGGGGCCTGGGGCTGCGACCGGAGCCACCCGTCaccttcccccacctgcactATGAC CCCGCCCTGCCTTTCCACTGTGGTGCCATCCTGGCCACAGCCCTGGACACCGTCACTGCTCCGTACCGCCTCCGTTCCTCGCCAGTCTTCATGGCTCACCTGGCAGACATGCTGAACTTCTCTGGGAAGAAG GTGGCGACCGCAGCGGCCACCATCCCCTTCCCCTTGGCCCCAGGCCAGTCCCTTCCCGACGCTCTGGTGCAGCTGGGAGGGGCTGCCGCGTGGACCCCCCTGTCTGCATGTGGGAGCCCTTCTGGAACGTGCTGCTTCGCCCAGTCCGTGGTGCTGAGGGGTCTGGACAGAGCGTGCCACACCAG CCAGCTGGCCCCGGGGACCCCTCTGCCCTCGCCGCTGCACGCATGCGCCACTGGGGAAGACGTCCTGGCCCAGTATTTACAACAGCAGCAGCCCACAGTCAGGAG CTCTGCCCACTTGCTGCTGGCTCCCTGCATGGTGGCTCCCCCGTACCCCCAGCTCTTCTCCCCAGGCCTCAGCCAGCACGGTTTGATTGTGGATGGTCCCCCATCTGGGGCAG CCGTGGAGAGCATCCCAGTGCTTGgggccctctgctcctcctcgTCCTTGAACCGGACCCTGGGAGACCTGGCTAGAGAGCTCACCAAGCTCGATGTGCGGCGCTGGGCCAGCTTCCTGGCCGCCGGCGTGGAGCAGGGGGACCTGGACGAGGCCCTGCAGGAGCTGCGCAGCCTGGCCCAGTGCTACCGGAGTGGGGGTGGCCTCGTGGACTAA